A single region of the Terriglobales bacterium genome encodes:
- a CDS encoding AI-2E family transporter, whose protein sequence is MFFNLIRKEQMKQRLTISFGHMIDVHQFMGRVTQMVRGFAAGNFIIGSAMATVTILVLLALKIQGAVILGIVSGFLSLIPFLGVILAVLVPTAAALLQFTTAGPFAIIFLTVVCLHIISANFLIPKIVGLRVNIGPVAATAGILFWGWLWGLMGILLAVPLTAFVKLVADCHPTLIHISNLLAESPRPVSPWIHSGRETMYRTVPYIRKRFPVKIKL, encoded by the coding sequence ATGTTCTTCAATCTGATTCGTAAGGAGCAGATGAAGCAAAGATTGACGATCTCATTCGGCCATATGATCGACGTACATCAATTCATGGGGCGAGTGACCCAAATGGTGAGAGGATTTGCGGCCGGCAACTTTATCATCGGTTCTGCAATGGCAACGGTCACGATTCTCGTCCTTCTCGCGTTGAAAATACAGGGCGCCGTGATTCTTGGCATTGTGAGTGGATTTCTGAGTTTGATCCCTTTTCTAGGAGTAATTCTCGCGGTGCTGGTCCCTACCGCGGCTGCGCTTTTACAATTTACTACAGCAGGCCCGTTTGCCATTATTTTCTTAACAGTCGTATGCCTTCATATCATTTCCGCAAACTTTCTAATCCCAAAGATAGTCGGATTGCGGGTCAATATAGGCCCCGTCGCGGCCACAGCGGGGATCCTGTTCTGGGGTTGGCTATGGGGCTTGATGGGTATTCTACTGGCCGTTCCTTTGACGGCGTTTGTAAAGCTTGTCGCGGATTGTCATCCAACGTTGATTCATATTTCCAATCTTCTTGCGGAATCCCCTCGTCCCGTTTCACCCTGGATCCATTCCGGCCGGGAAACTATGTACAGAACAGTGCCTTACATACGTAAGAGATTTCC